From a region of the Agromyces ramosus genome:
- the hisF gene encoding imidazole glycerol phosphate synthase subunit HisF translates to MTLAVRVIPCLDVAAGRVVKGVNFQNLRDAGDPVELAARYAEQGADELTFLDVTATVDDRSTTYDMVQRVAEQVFIPLTVGGGIRSVDDVARLQGHGADKVGVNSAAIARPALIGEIADRFGAQVLVLSLDVKRSGRTPSGFVVTTHGGRTETDLDALEWARQAIELGAGELLVNSIDADGTKAGFDLELTALMHELSTVPVIASGGAGRVGDFAPAIAAGADAVLAASVFHNAEVTIGEVKAALAADGRIVR, encoded by the coding sequence ATGACCCTCGCAGTCCGCGTGATCCCCTGCCTCGACGTGGCCGCCGGCCGTGTCGTCAAGGGTGTGAACTTCCAGAACCTGCGCGACGCCGGCGACCCCGTCGAGCTCGCGGCCCGGTACGCCGAGCAGGGCGCCGACGAGCTCACCTTCCTCGACGTCACCGCGACGGTCGACGATCGCTCGACGACCTACGACATGGTGCAGCGCGTCGCCGAGCAGGTCTTCATCCCGCTCACGGTCGGCGGCGGCATCCGCTCGGTCGACGACGTCGCCCGTCTCCAGGGCCACGGCGCCGACAAGGTCGGCGTGAACAGCGCGGCGATCGCCCGCCCGGCGCTCATCGGCGAGATCGCCGACCGCTTCGGCGCGCAGGTGCTCGTGCTGTCCCTCGACGTGAAGCGATCGGGCCGCACCCCGTCCGGATTCGTGGTGACCACGCACGGCGGCCGCACCGAGACCGACCTCGACGCGCTCGAGTGGGCGCGACAGGCCATCGAGCTCGGCGCCGGCGAGCTGCTGGTGAACTCCATCGACGCCGACGGCACGAAGGCCGGATTCGACCTCGAGCTCACGGCCCTCATGCACGAGCTCTCGACCGTGCCGGTCATCGCGTCGGGTGGTGCCGGACGGGTCGGCGACTTCGCCCCGGCGATCGCGGCCGGTGCCGATGCCGTGCTCGCGGCATCCGTGTTCCACAATGCCGAGGTGACGATCGGCGAGGTCAAGGCCGCCCTCGCCGCCGACGGGAGGATCGTGCGATGA
- a CDS encoding phosphoribosyl-ATP diphosphatase has translation MKTFDDLFVELSDTARTRPEGSGTVRQLDAGVHAIGKKIVEEAAEVWMAAEYQSDDETAEEISQLLYHLQVLMLAKGLSPADVYRHL, from the coding sequence GTGAAGACCTTCGACGACCTCTTCGTCGAGTTGAGCGACACGGCCCGCACCCGTCCAGAGGGTTCCGGAACCGTGCGCCAGCTCGACGCGGGCGTGCACGCCATCGGCAAGAAGATCGTCGAGGAGGCCGCCGAGGTGTGGATGGCCGCCGAGTACCAGAGCGATGACGAGACCGCTGAAGAGATCTCGCAGCTGCTCTACCACCTGCAGGTGCTCATGCTCGCGAAGGGGCTCTCGCCCGCCGACGTGTACCGACATCTCTGA
- the lgt gene encoding prolipoprotein diacylglyceryl transferase, whose product MIAPFSIPSPDEAWRAWELNLFGLQFNINTYALCILVGIVLATIITSRRLTKRGAEPGIVLDIALWAVPLGIIGARLYHVLTHPGDYFYEGANVWNPFEPGAIWNIWEGGNAIYGSLIGGAIGVFIGCRMTGIRFLSFADALAPGLLVAQATGRLGNWFNHELFGMPTDLPWGLEIESSNPAFPAGLPDGTLFHPTFLYEIIWNLAGAALIIFLERKINLRWGKAFAVYLIWYGTGRAFFESIRVDPSEMLFGIRSNVWASFAAIVLGVVIFLVQRRRHTGDEPTPYVPGREWKGPDAEVDSDETESDSDSLDDGVEGENDKGETAATSSSRSTSP is encoded by the coding sequence GTGATCGCACCGTTCAGCATCCCGAGCCCCGATGAGGCATGGCGGGCCTGGGAACTCAACCTCTTCGGCCTGCAGTTCAACATCAACACCTATGCGCTCTGCATCCTGGTCGGCATCGTCCTCGCCACGATCATCACCTCGCGGCGGCTCACGAAGCGCGGCGCCGAGCCCGGCATCGTGCTCGACATCGCGCTGTGGGCGGTCCCGCTGGGCATCATCGGCGCGCGGCTGTACCACGTGCTGACCCACCCCGGCGACTACTTCTACGAGGGCGCCAACGTTTGGAATCCCTTCGAGCCAGGTGCGATCTGGAACATCTGGGAGGGCGGCAACGCCATCTACGGTTCCCTCATCGGCGGAGCGATCGGTGTCTTCATCGGATGCCGAATGACCGGCATCCGGTTCCTGTCGTTCGCCGACGCGCTCGCACCCGGCCTGCTCGTCGCGCAGGCCACGGGCCGACTCGGCAACTGGTTCAACCACGAGCTCTTCGGCATGCCCACCGACCTGCCCTGGGGCCTCGAGATAGAGTCGAGCAACCCGGCGTTCCCGGCGGGCCTGCCCGACGGCACCCTCTTCCACCCGACGTTCCTCTACGAGATCATCTGGAACCTCGCCGGCGCGGCACTCATCATCTTCCTCGAGCGCAAGATCAACCTCCGCTGGGGCAAGGCCTTCGCCGTCTACCTCATCTGGTACGGCACCGGCCGGGCCTTCTTCGAGTCCATCCGGGTCGACCCGAGCGAGATGCTCTTCGGCATCCGGTCGAACGTGTGGGCGTCGTTCGCGGCGATCGTGCTCGGCGTCGTGATCTTCCTCGTGCAGCGTCGCCGGCACACCGGCGACGAGCCCACACCCTATGTTCCCGGGCGTGAATGGAAGGGACCCGACGCTGAGGTAGACTCAGACGAAACCGAGTCCGACTCCGACTCTCTCGACGATGGCGTCGAGGGCGAGAACGACAAGGGCGAGACCGCAGCCACAAGCTCGAGCCGGTCAACCTCTCCGTAG
- a CDS encoding DUF6704 family protein, giving the protein MSTDHVDPGHGHSPAAWTSVTIMLIAVTIGTIAFFFEVQWLVWASAGLLVVGIIVGWVLSRAGYGVGGSKVAEKAH; this is encoded by the coding sequence ATGAGCACCGACCACGTAGATCCCGGCCACGGACACTCGCCCGCGGCATGGACCTCCGTCACGATCATGCTCATCGCGGTCACGATCGGCACCATCGCCTTCTTCTTCGAGGTGCAGTGGCTCGTGTGGGCATCGGCAGGGCTGCTCGTCGTCGGCATCATCGTGGGCTGGGTGCTGTCGCGCGCCGGCTACGGCGTCGGCGGCTCGAAGGTCGCTGAAAAGGCGCACTAG
- the trpB gene encoding tryptophan synthase subunit beta, translating to MALRAQTGPYFGDFGGRFVPESLIAALDELGEAYDLAKLDPGFAAELAELGRSYTGRPSIITEVPRFAAHAGGARVILKREDLNHTGSHKINNVLGQALLTKRIGKTRVIAETGAGQHGVATATAAALFGLDCVIYMGEVDTERQALNVARMRLLGAEVVAVKAGSRTLKDAINEAMRDWVTNVGSTNYIFGTVAGPHPFPEMVRDFQKIIGEEARQQVLDLTGALPTAVAACVGGGSNAIGIFHAFLDDTEVGLYGFEAGGEGVETPRHAATITKGRPGVLHGARSYLLQDDDGQTIESHSISAGLDYPGVGPEHSWLAALGRAHYRAVTDDAAMSALRLLTRTEGIIPAIESAHALAGTIELGRELGPDATILVNLSGRGDKDMDTAAKYFELYDQENPK from the coding sequence ATGGCGCTCAGAGCGCAGACCGGTCCGTACTTCGGCGACTTCGGCGGGCGATTCGTGCCCGAATCCCTGATCGCCGCACTCGACGAGCTCGGTGAGGCCTACGACCTCGCGAAACTCGATCCCGGATTCGCCGCCGAGCTCGCCGAGCTCGGGCGCAGCTACACCGGCCGTCCGTCGATCATCACCGAGGTGCCGCGGTTCGCGGCCCACGCCGGCGGCGCCCGAGTGATCCTGAAGCGCGAGGACCTGAACCACACGGGTTCGCACAAGATCAACAACGTGCTCGGCCAAGCTCTGCTCACGAAGCGCATCGGCAAGACCCGGGTCATCGCCGAGACCGGCGCCGGCCAGCACGGTGTGGCGACGGCGACCGCGGCCGCCCTCTTCGGCCTCGACTGCGTCATCTACATGGGCGAGGTCGACACCGAGCGCCAGGCGCTCAACGTCGCACGCATGCGCCTCCTCGGTGCCGAGGTCGTCGCCGTGAAGGCGGGCTCCCGAACGCTGAAAGACGCCATCAACGAGGCCATGCGCGACTGGGTCACCAACGTCGGCTCCACCAACTACATCTTCGGCACGGTCGCGGGTCCGCACCCGTTCCCCGAGATGGTTCGCGACTTCCAGAAGATCATCGGCGAAGAGGCCCGTCAGCAGGTGCTCGACCTCACCGGCGCGCTGCCCACCGCGGTCGCGGCCTGCGTCGGCGGCGGCTCCAACGCGATCGGCATCTTCCACGCGTTCCTCGATGACACCGAGGTCGGGCTCTACGGGTTCGAGGCCGGCGGCGAGGGGGTCGAAACCCCGCGTCACGCGGCCACCATCACGAAGGGCCGCCCCGGCGTGCTGCACGGAGCGCGCAGCTACCTGCTGCAGGACGACGACGGCCAGACCATCGAGTCGCACTCGATCTCGGCCGGTCTCGACTACCCGGGCGTCGGCCCCGAGCACTCCTGGCTCGCCGCGCTGGGCCGCGCCCACTACCGCGCGGTGACCGACGACGCGGCCATGAGCGCGCTCCGCCTCCTGACCCGCACCGAGGGCATCATCCCCGCCATCGAGTCGGCGCATGCCCTCGCCGGCACCATCGAGCTCGGCCGTGAGCTCGGGCCCGACGCGACCATCCTCGTGAACCTCTCGGGTCGCGGCGATAAAGACATGGACACCGCCGCGAAGTACTTCGAGCTCTACGACCAGGAGAATCCCAAGTGA
- the trpC gene encoding indole-3-glycerol phosphate synthase TrpC, whose amino-acid sequence MLSELTANAVADALARRETRPFAEVEAAALAKPAAIDALESLRPADHVKVIAEIKRSSPSRGSLAAISDPAALARRYELGGASAISVLTEGRKFGGSLADLEAVRAAVALPVLRKDFIATPYQVLEARAAGADLVLLIVAALDDEVLRELYDLVVALGMTPLIETHSADELDRAAALGARLIGVNARDLSSFELDRDLFGRLASRFPDGAIRVAESAVLTAADVAHYRSAGADVVLVGEALVTGDPIANLSAFLAV is encoded by the coding sequence GTGCTGTCCGAGCTGACCGCGAACGCGGTGGCCGACGCGCTGGCGCGCCGTGAGACCCGGCCGTTCGCCGAGGTCGAGGCGGCCGCCCTCGCGAAGCCTGCGGCCATCGACGCCCTTGAGTCGCTGCGCCCCGCCGACCACGTCAAGGTGATCGCCGAGATCAAGCGGTCGAGTCCCTCGCGCGGCTCGCTCGCCGCGATCTCAGACCCCGCGGCACTCGCGCGCCGTTACGAGCTGGGCGGCGCGAGTGCCATCAGCGTGCTCACCGAGGGTCGGAAGTTCGGCGGCTCGCTCGCCGACCTCGAGGCCGTGCGCGCCGCGGTGGCGCTGCCCGTGCTCCGCAAGGACTTCATCGCGACGCCGTACCAGGTGCTCGAGGCGCGAGCAGCGGGCGCCGACCTCGTGCTGCTCATCGTCGCCGCGCTCGACGACGAGGTGCTCCGCGAGCTCTACGACCTGGTCGTCGCGCTCGGCATGACGCCGCTCATCGAGACCCACTCCGCCGATGAGCTCGACCGGGCCGCAGCGCTCGGCGCTCGCCTCATCGGCGTGAACGCACGTGACCTGTCGAGCTTCGAGCTCGACCGCGACCTGTTCGGCCGTCTCGCGTCGCGCTTCCCCGACGGCGCCATCCGGGTCGCCGAGTCGGCGGTGCTCACGGCGGCGGATGTCGCCCACTACCGTTCGGCGGGCGCCGATGTCGTGCTCGTCGGCGAGGCGCTCGTCACGGGCGACCCGATCGCAAACCTCTCAGCTTTCCTGGCGGTGTGA
- the hisG gene encoding ATP phosphoribosyltransferase: protein MLRIAVPNKGSLAETAAQMLYEAGYTGRRDPRDLHTADPRNGVEFFYLRPRDIATYVGSGALDVGITGRDLLLDSGSDATEIAPLGFGDSTFRFAGPGGRFTELADLQDVRVATSYPGLVGDFLAGHGVTTKLVKLDGAVESAVRLGVADAVADVVSTGSTLRQAGLEIFGPVILDSEAVLIGSGVEKAGAQTLLRRLQGVLVARQYVLLDYDVPIEHLERATEAAPGFESPTVSPLHDPEWVAVRVMIPRVDMNHVMDELYSLGARAILVSAIHAARL, encoded by the coding sequence ATGCTCCGAATCGCCGTGCCCAACAAGGGCTCGCTCGCCGAAACCGCCGCGCAGATGCTGTATGAGGCCGGGTACACCGGCCGCCGCGACCCCCGCGACCTGCACACCGCCGACCCGCGCAACGGGGTCGAGTTCTTCTACCTCCGTCCCCGTGACATCGCGACCTACGTCGGCTCGGGCGCACTCGACGTCGGCATCACGGGTCGCGACCTCCTGCTCGATTCCGGGTCGGATGCCACTGAGATCGCGCCGCTCGGGTTCGGCGACTCGACGTTCCGATTCGCCGGTCCCGGCGGGCGGTTCACCGAGCTCGCCGACCTCCAGGACGTGCGCGTGGCGACGAGCTATCCCGGCCTCGTCGGCGACTTCCTCGCCGGTCACGGCGTCACCACGAAGCTCGTGAAGCTCGACGGCGCCGTCGAATCGGCCGTGCGCCTCGGCGTCGCCGATGCGGTCGCCGACGTCGTGTCGACCGGGTCGACGCTTCGCCAGGCGGGCCTCGAGATCTTCGGTCCGGTCATCCTCGATTCCGAGGCCGTGCTGATCGGCTCGGGTGTCGAGAAGGCCGGAGCGCAGACCCTGCTGCGGCGGCTCCAGGGCGTGCTCGTGGCCCGCCAGTACGTGCTCCTCGACTACGACGTGCCGATCGAGCACCTCGAGCGGGCGACCGAGGCGGCGCCCGGGTTCGAGTCGCCCACCGTCTCGCCCCTGCACGACCCCGAGTGGGTCGCGGTGCGCGTCATGATCCCGCGCGTCGACATGAACCACGTCATGGACGAGCTCTACTCGCTCGGCGCTCGCGCGATCCTCGTGAGCGCGATCCACGCCGCCCGGTTGTGA
- the hisI gene encoding phosphoribosyl-AMP cyclohydrolase: MSEPGDEELERDEESWVPGGSPLDRATFNADGLLPAVIQQWDTGELLMLGWMDREAMRRTLTEGRVTFWSRSRQEYWRKGDTSGHVQYVRSAALDCDADTLLVQVEQVGAACHTGTHSCFDGDPLEVVQGFPPAG, from the coding sequence ATGAGCGAGCCGGGCGACGAGGAGCTCGAGCGCGATGAGGAGTCCTGGGTTCCCGGCGGGTCCCCGCTCGACCGCGCGACGTTCAACGCCGACGGGCTGCTGCCCGCGGTGATCCAGCAGTGGGACACCGGCGAGCTGCTCATGCTCGGCTGGATGGACCGCGAGGCGATGCGCCGCACCCTCACTGAGGGGCGCGTCACGTTCTGGTCGCGCTCGCGTCAGGAGTACTGGCGCAAGGGCGACACCTCCGGACACGTGCAGTACGTGCGCTCCGCTGCGCTCGACTGCGACGCCGACACCCTGCTCGTGCAGGTGGAGCAGGTGGGCGCCGCCTGCCACACCGGCACGCACTCCTGCTTCGACGGCGACCCGCTCGAGGTCGTCCAGGGCTTCCCGCCAGCCGGCTGA
- a CDS encoding anthranilate synthase component I, whose translation MHLAATTSFEDFTELLAGRRVVPVVRELFADGETPVGIYRKLAGGRPGTFLLESAEQGGIWSRYSFVGVASYGVLTEHDDHVEWLDYGLGAERALGDAAPLAPLAAIEALFERWRTDDVPGAPPLTGGLVGFIGWEAIRQIEHLPNRPPAEFRMPGQAFAFVADLVVIDHRTGTVQLVASTLNDGANSADALWSDAQRRLDRMQHDLASPSEAWLAEIDLGAPAEPRHRTEKADFLAAVERSKEYIHDGDIFQVVISQRFEQEATAHPIDVYRVLRSLNPSPYMYVMHLEDTAGESYWIVGSSPEALVKVEDGRVFTHPIAGSKPRGATPEEDADLEAELTADAKEQAEHLMLVDLARNDLAKVCTAGSVEVTEFMRVERFSHIMHLVSSVEGDLLPGANAIEVFRATFPAGTLSGAPKPRALDIIDELEPAQRGLYGGVVGYFGFGGDADLAIAIRTATISGGIARVQAGGGLVADSDPESEYEESRNKAAAPLRAVAIANAMRRVD comes from the coding sequence ATGCACTTGGCCGCCACCACCAGCTTCGAGGACTTCACCGAGCTCCTCGCCGGCCGTCGCGTCGTGCCGGTCGTGCGCGAGCTCTTCGCCGATGGCGAGACGCCGGTCGGCATCTACCGCAAGCTCGCGGGCGGGCGTCCCGGCACGTTCCTCCTCGAGTCGGCGGAGCAGGGCGGCATCTGGTCGCGCTACTCGTTCGTCGGAGTCGCCTCCTACGGCGTGCTCACCGAGCATGACGACCACGTCGAATGGCTCGACTACGGGCTCGGTGCCGAGCGAGCCCTCGGCGACGCGGCCCCACTCGCCCCACTCGCCGCGATCGAGGCGCTCTTCGAGCGCTGGCGCACCGACGACGTCCCTGGCGCTCCGCCGCTGACCGGCGGTCTCGTCGGGTTCATCGGCTGGGAGGCCATCCGCCAGATCGAGCACCTCCCGAACCGGCCGCCGGCGGAGTTCCGGATGCCAGGACAAGCGTTCGCCTTCGTCGCCGACCTCGTCGTCATCGACCACCGCACCGGGACCGTGCAGCTCGTCGCGTCGACACTGAATGACGGCGCCAACTCCGCCGATGCCCTCTGGAGCGACGCCCAGCGCCGTCTCGATCGCATGCAGCACGACCTCGCGAGCCCGTCCGAGGCGTGGCTCGCCGAGATCGACCTCGGGGCGCCCGCCGAGCCGCGGCATCGCACCGAGAAGGCCGACTTCCTCGCGGCGGTCGAGCGCTCGAAGGAGTACATCCACGACGGCGACATCTTCCAGGTCGTGATCTCGCAGCGCTTCGAGCAGGAGGCCACGGCGCATCCGATCGACGTGTACCGGGTGCTGCGGAGCCTGAACCCGAGCCCGTACATGTACGTCATGCACCTCGAGGACACGGCGGGGGAGTCGTACTGGATCGTCGGCTCCTCGCCAGAGGCGCTCGTGAAGGTCGAAGACGGCCGCGTGTTCACGCATCCGATCGCGGGCTCGAAGCCGCGCGGCGCGACCCCCGAGGAAGATGCCGACCTCGAAGCGGAGCTCACCGCCGACGCGAAGGAGCAGGCCGAGCACCTGATGCTCGTCGACCTCGCCCGCAACGACCTCGCGAAGGTCTGCACGGCGGGGTCGGTCGAGGTCACCGAGTTCATGCGGGTCGAGCGGTTCAGCCACATCATGCACCTCGTCTCGTCGGTCGAGGGCGACCTGCTGCCCGGCGCCAACGCCATCGAGGTCTTCCGCGCGACGTTCCCCGCGGGCACGCTCTCGGGGGCCCCGAAGCCGCGCGCCCTCGACATCATCGACGAGCTGGAGCCGGCGCAGCGCGGGCTGTACGGCGGCGTGGTCGGCTACTTCGGCTTCGGCGGCGACGCCGACCTCGCGATCGCGATCCGCACGGCGACGATCTCGGGCGGCATCGCCCGCGTGCAGGCCGGTGGCGGGCTCGTCGCCGACTCCGACCCCGAGTCCGAGTACGAGGAGTCCCGCAACAAGGCGGCAGCGCCGCTCAGGGCGGTCGCGATCGCCAACGCGATGCGGCGCGTCGACTGA
- a CDS encoding Trp biosynthesis-associated membrane protein: protein MRADRMKLPVILATIVGAGLALISWSQAWFELELAAGVANDAPIEVAGSIASPALAALALAGLALAAALAIAGPGIRVVLGVLEVVLGGCLIAAAWISVADPVASVSPAVTDATGVSGAEPTAALVATVTATAWPALALVGGALLVLAGVAVLVTGTRWPAGSRRYGATRLVDDEGSAPIAGERATSDRAIDDWDELSRGDDPTDDPTGDDGPAGPNR from the coding sequence ATGCGGGCCGACCGCATGAAGCTGCCCGTGATCCTGGCGACGATCGTCGGCGCCGGTCTTGCGCTGATCTCGTGGAGTCAGGCCTGGTTCGAGCTCGAGCTCGCGGCCGGCGTCGCGAACGACGCCCCGATCGAGGTCGCCGGCAGCATCGCCTCGCCGGCCCTCGCGGCACTCGCCCTCGCCGGTCTCGCACTCGCCGCTGCGCTCGCGATCGCCGGGCCGGGCATCCGGGTGGTGCTCGGCGTGCTCGAGGTCGTGCTCGGCGGCTGCCTGATCGCGGCGGCGTGGATCTCCGTGGCCGACCCGGTCGCCTCGGTGTCGCCGGCCGTGACGGATGCCACGGGCGTCTCGGGTGCCGAACCGACGGCCGCCCTCGTGGCCACCGTGACCGCGACGGCGTGGCCGGCGCTCGCCCTCGTCGGCGGGGCGCTGCTCGTGCTCGCCGGGGTCGCCGTGCTCGTGACCGGCACCCGCTGGCCAGCCGGGTCGCGGCGCTACGGCGCCACGCGCCTGGTCGACGACGAGGGGTCGGCTCCGATCGCCGGCGAGCGTGCGACATCCGACCGCGCCATCGACGACTGGGATGAGCTGAGCCGCGGCGACGACCCCACCGACGACCCCACCGGCGACGACGGCCCGGCGGGCCCGAACCGCTAG
- the trpA gene encoding tryptophan synthase subunit alpha, which produces MRTVGGVIRRRNDEAKGALIGYLPVGFPTLDESVEAAVALVEQGVDVLELGLPYSDPVMDGPVIQAATQQALANGFRLSDGFEAVRRITERVDAPVLIMTYWNPVVQYGVDRFADDLVAAGGAGLITPDLIPDEAAEWIAASERTGLDRVFLAAPSSSDARIRQAVDASRGFVYAVSTMGITGARSDVDEAARSLVARLADAGAPASCVGLGISTAKQVSEVLDYADGAIVGSALVNALATGGIRAAGELAAELARGARSE; this is translated from the coding sequence GTGAGAACCGTGGGTGGTGTCATCCGCCGTCGCAACGACGAGGCGAAGGGTGCGCTCATCGGCTACCTGCCGGTCGGCTTCCCGACGCTCGACGAGAGCGTCGAGGCAGCGGTGGCGCTCGTCGAGCAGGGTGTCGACGTGCTCGAGCTGGGCCTGCCCTATTCCGACCCCGTCATGGACGGGCCGGTGATCCAGGCGGCGACCCAACAGGCGCTCGCGAACGGCTTCCGGCTCAGCGACGGCTTCGAGGCGGTGCGCCGCATCACCGAGCGGGTGGATGCCCCGGTGCTGATCATGACCTACTGGAACCCGGTCGTGCAGTACGGCGTCGACCGCTTCGCGGACGACCTCGTGGCGGCAGGGGGAGCAGGACTCATCACGCCCGACCTCATTCCCGACGAGGCGGCCGAGTGGATCGCGGCCTCCGAGCGCACGGGGCTCGACCGCGTCTTCCTCGCGGCGCCGAGCTCGAGCGATGCGCGAATCCGGCAGGCGGTCGACGCGAGCCGCGGCTTCGTCTACGCCGTGTCGACGATGGGCATCACGGGCGCGAGGAGCGATGTCGACGAAGCCGCCCGCAGCCTCGTCGCGCGGCTCGCCGATGCCGGAGCCCCGGCCAGTTGCGTCGGGCTCGGCATCTCCACCGCGAAGCAGGTCTCCGAAGTCCTCGACTACGCCGATGGCGCCATCGTGGGCTCGGCGCTCGTGAACGCGCTCGCCACCGGCGGCATTCGAGCCGCCGGCGAGCTCGCGGCCGAGCTCGCGCGCGGTGCCCGGTCCGAGTGA